In Scophthalmus maximus strain ysfricsl-2021 chromosome 5, ASM2237912v1, whole genome shotgun sequence, a single window of DNA contains:
- the LOC118311310 gene encoding coiled-coil domain-containing protein 178 isoform X2: protein MPDVEPLRYPSREGRPSQPDQADLQVVCSGRRRTCALLNSPSPCVNKAIHHMQELKMTVENWCQQSGKYQPPADQNKHQYSKTSRFQPRHSDTESVTSTELFVEGVAISTRGNCPLSPLLKKINDVLREVVCLIERLEADRQFADEALHKEKRRKRFLENKVNSISLWKQQEHSFVVKKEHEACNREISGLKWQLKLEKEKLDQAQGKLSNAEVLNLHLQEDINFAKKQIPIVKENLGLQRTIIDRINTAQAEADEVHAKTQSDLLMVQKELKKMQLDANNEKIALDHELLAKKNQLANRVEELNQLTMLEKSICAEINVAEKTIAVTEEKCADIRQRIPEMIELEKTEKDQILHLKLQIEDKMQKNKKLRGKVIALQEDVERSKLNGEAEVSCLEEQLHSKSNAFAALRKENMEYEQNVEDYKTRISESEKAVRQMRKERKQMLQKITDNDEQWEKAKKEVTQVVARHSVTQTKLDEQEQLTFMEEQRARKEMENLRSNLTGQITVLELLKAQCADTEEGLKRQKRSSELTNRKLHKDFEDAYSATQALQMKVEKTKKVMANLEQIHCDHRNALHNLEREKKVRGDRLRAAQDLHAATIKRYDNALGRISDLRKKSKEYQDASDKMEEIVESMPEVIEELQSVFDAVAFKNKSAALIMSTLQSDINNCQRQTQRSMQTHTAHVTARRKKMEETKEALEIALTENKQLAIEYKRLKKSLMEARQEAVSALSKKNQEHTSFHYYTQLSLLQKRMHKALVKYFKQRSLYSQAELDRCQALSQETNRKIKTAQGELSEEIQLIAAFLQSLADDSTTTDEAGVNQQSGPDAAGSNE from the exons ATGCCAGACGTCGAACCTCTCAGATACCCGTCAAGAGAAGGACGACCGAGTCAACCAG ATCAAGCAGATCTTCAAGTCGTGTGCTCTGGTAGACGTCGCACCTGCGCTTTGCTCAACAGTCCCTCACCATGTGTCAACAAGGCTATTCACCATATGCAAGAGCTGAAAATGACTGTGGAAAATTGGTGTCAACAG AGTGGAAAATATCAACCACCTGCTGACCAGAACAAGCACCAATACAGCAAAACCTCAAG ATTTCAACCCAGACACTCAGACACCGAATCCGTGACGTCTACAGAGTTGTTTGTCGAAGGCGTCGCAATTAGCACAAGAG GAAATTGTCCATTATCGCCACtgttgaagaaaataaatgacgtCCTCAGAGAGGTTGTGTGTCTGATTGAGCGGCTGGAGGCTGATCGGCAGTTTGCAGACGAAGCTCtccacaaagagaagaggagaaaaagattttTGGAGAACAAAGTCAACAGCATCTCACTGTGGAAGCAACAAGAGCATTCTTTCGTTGTCAAAAAAG AGCACGAGGCTTGCAACAGAGAAATCAGTGGACTGAAGTGGCAGCTGAaattggagaaagaaaagctcGACCAGGCCCAAGGGAAACTATCAAACGCCGAGGTGTTGAACCTGCATTTGCAAGAGGACATCAACTTTGCCAAAAAACAGATCCCCATCGTGAAAGAAAACCTGGGCCTCCAGAGGACCATCATTGATCGAATCAACACTGCACAAGCAGAG gctGATGAAgtacatgcaaaaacacaaagtgatcTCCTGATGGTTCAGAAGGAGTTAAAAAAGATGCAACTGGATGccaacaatgaaaaaatagcACTGGACCATGAACTGTTGGCGAAGAAGAATCAGCTGGCTAACAGAGT GGAGGAGCTAAACCAGTTGACGATGCTTGAGAAAAGCATATGTGCTGAAATAAATGTTGCTGAAAAGACCATTGCTGTTACAGAAGAAAAGTGCGCAGACATAAGGCAACGTATCCCTGAGATGATAGAGCTcgagaaaactgaaaaagaccAG ATTTTGCATTTGAAACTTCAAATTGAGGATAAAATGCAAAAGAACAAGAAGTTAAGAGGGAAAGTAATTGCATTGCAAGAAGATGTTGAGAGATCT AAACTTAATGGGGAAGCAGAGGTTTCCTGCCTAGAAGAGCAGCTCCATTCAAAATCGAATGCTTTTGCAGCTCTCCGTAAAGAAAACATGGAGTATGAACAGAATGTTGAAGACTACAAGACAAGAATTTCTGAGAG tgAGAAAGCAGTGAGGCAGATGCGCaaggagaggaagcagatgcTCCAGAAAATCACTGACAATGATGAGCAGTGGGAAAAGGCCAAGAAGGAAGTGACCCAAGTTGTAGCCCGGCACAGTGTCACCCAGACGAAGTTGGACGAGCAGGAGCAGCTCACCTTCATGGAAGAACAGAGGGCCAGG AAGGAGATGGAAAACCTGAGGAGCAATCTGACAGGTCAGATAACTGTCCTGGAACTACTCAAG GCTCAGTGTGCAGATACCGAGGAGGGACTGAAACGACAGAAAAGGAGCTCAGAGCTAACCAATCGAAAACTTCACAAAGATTTTGAAGATGCATATTCAGCAACACAAGCTTTACAGATGAAAGTTGAG aaaaccAAGAAAGTGATGGCAAATTTGGAGCAGATTCACTGCGATCACAGGAATGCGTTACACAACcttgagagggagaaaaaagtcCGAGGTGACCGCCTGAGAGCTGCACAG GATTTACACGCTGCAACTATAAAGAGATATGACAACGCTCTGGGCAGGATCAGTGACCTTaggaagaagagcaaagaaTACCAAGATGCTTCGGATAAAATGGAAGAAATAGTTGAAAGCATGCCAGAAGTCATAGAGGAACTTCA AAGTGTGTTCGATGCGGTggctttcaaaaacaaatcagctgCTCTCATAATGAGCACCTTGCAGTCTGATATTAATAACTGCCAACGACAAACACAGCGAtccatgcagacacacactgctcatGTTACagcgaggaggaagaaaatggaagaaaccAAG gaggcaTTAGAAATTGCACTGACGGAGAACAAACAGCTGGCAATTGAGTACAAACGTCTTAAGAAGAGCCTGATGGAGGCCAGACAAGAGGCGGTGTCAGCACTGAGCAAGAAAAACCAAGAACATACATCTTTCCATTATTACACACAG CTCTCTTTGTTGCAGAAGAGGATGCACAAAGCTTTGGTGAAATACTTCAAACAACGCAGCCTCTACAGCCAGGCTGAACTGGACCGGTGCCAGGCTCTCTCTCAAGAGACCAAccggaaaataaaaacagcccaG GGGGAGTTGTCAGAAGAAATTCAGCTCATCGCTGCGTTCCTGCAATCTCTGGCAGATGACTCTACTACCACTGATGAAGCCGGGGTGAACCAACAATCCGGTCCAGATGCGGCTGGATCGAATGAGTAG
- the LOC118311310 gene encoding coiled-coil domain-containing protein 178 isoform X1 translates to MPDVEPLRYPSREGRPSQPDQADLQVVCSGRRRTCALLNSPSPCVNKAIHHMQELKMTVENWCQQSGKYQPPADQNKHQYSKTSRFQPRHSDTESVTSTELFVEGVAISTRGNCPLSPLLKKINDVLREVVCLIERLEADRQFADEALHKEKRRKRFLENKVNSISLWKQQEHSFVVKKEHEACNREISGLKWQLKLEKEKLDQAQGKLSNAEVLNLHLQEDINFAKKQIPIVKENLGLQRTIIDRINTAQAEADEVHAKTQSDLLMVQKELKKMQLDANNEKIALDHELLAKKNQLANRVEELNQLTMLEKSICAEINVAEKTIAVTEEKCADIRQRIPEMIELEKTEKDQILHLKLQIEDKMQKNKKLRGKVIALQEDVERSKLNGEAEVSCLEEQLHSKSNAFAALRKENMEYEQNVEDYKTRISESEKAVRQMRKERKQMLQKITDNDEQWEKAKKEVTQVVARHSVTQTKLDEQEQLTFMEEQRARKEMENLRSNLTGQITVLELLKAQCADTEEGLKRQKRSSELTNRKLHKDFEDAYSATQALQMKVEKTKKVMANLEQIHCDHRNALHNLEREKKVRGDRLRAAQDLHAATIKRYDNALGRISDLRKKSKEYQDASDKMEEIVESMPEVIEELQSVFDAVAFKNKSAALIMSTLQSDINNCQRQTQRSMQTHTAHVTARRKKMEETKEALEIALTENKQLAIEYKRLKKSLMEARQEAVSALSKKNQEHTSFHYYTQLSLLQKRMHKALVKYFKQRSLYSQAELDRCQALSQETNRKIKTAQVWSRHYREQPCLSSPASKRPQQITAQGGVVRRNSAHRCVPAISGR, encoded by the exons ATGCCAGACGTCGAACCTCTCAGATACCCGTCAAGAGAAGGACGACCGAGTCAACCAG ATCAAGCAGATCTTCAAGTCGTGTGCTCTGGTAGACGTCGCACCTGCGCTTTGCTCAACAGTCCCTCACCATGTGTCAACAAGGCTATTCACCATATGCAAGAGCTGAAAATGACTGTGGAAAATTGGTGTCAACAG AGTGGAAAATATCAACCACCTGCTGACCAGAACAAGCACCAATACAGCAAAACCTCAAG ATTTCAACCCAGACACTCAGACACCGAATCCGTGACGTCTACAGAGTTGTTTGTCGAAGGCGTCGCAATTAGCACAAGAG GAAATTGTCCATTATCGCCACtgttgaagaaaataaatgacgtCCTCAGAGAGGTTGTGTGTCTGATTGAGCGGCTGGAGGCTGATCGGCAGTTTGCAGACGAAGCTCtccacaaagagaagaggagaaaaagattttTGGAGAACAAAGTCAACAGCATCTCACTGTGGAAGCAACAAGAGCATTCTTTCGTTGTCAAAAAAG AGCACGAGGCTTGCAACAGAGAAATCAGTGGACTGAAGTGGCAGCTGAaattggagaaagaaaagctcGACCAGGCCCAAGGGAAACTATCAAACGCCGAGGTGTTGAACCTGCATTTGCAAGAGGACATCAACTTTGCCAAAAAACAGATCCCCATCGTGAAAGAAAACCTGGGCCTCCAGAGGACCATCATTGATCGAATCAACACTGCACAAGCAGAG gctGATGAAgtacatgcaaaaacacaaagtgatcTCCTGATGGTTCAGAAGGAGTTAAAAAAGATGCAACTGGATGccaacaatgaaaaaatagcACTGGACCATGAACTGTTGGCGAAGAAGAATCAGCTGGCTAACAGAGT GGAGGAGCTAAACCAGTTGACGATGCTTGAGAAAAGCATATGTGCTGAAATAAATGTTGCTGAAAAGACCATTGCTGTTACAGAAGAAAAGTGCGCAGACATAAGGCAACGTATCCCTGAGATGATAGAGCTcgagaaaactgaaaaagaccAG ATTTTGCATTTGAAACTTCAAATTGAGGATAAAATGCAAAAGAACAAGAAGTTAAGAGGGAAAGTAATTGCATTGCAAGAAGATGTTGAGAGATCT AAACTTAATGGGGAAGCAGAGGTTTCCTGCCTAGAAGAGCAGCTCCATTCAAAATCGAATGCTTTTGCAGCTCTCCGTAAAGAAAACATGGAGTATGAACAGAATGTTGAAGACTACAAGACAAGAATTTCTGAGAG tgAGAAAGCAGTGAGGCAGATGCGCaaggagaggaagcagatgcTCCAGAAAATCACTGACAATGATGAGCAGTGGGAAAAGGCCAAGAAGGAAGTGACCCAAGTTGTAGCCCGGCACAGTGTCACCCAGACGAAGTTGGACGAGCAGGAGCAGCTCACCTTCATGGAAGAACAGAGGGCCAGG AAGGAGATGGAAAACCTGAGGAGCAATCTGACAGGTCAGATAACTGTCCTGGAACTACTCAAG GCTCAGTGTGCAGATACCGAGGAGGGACTGAAACGACAGAAAAGGAGCTCAGAGCTAACCAATCGAAAACTTCACAAAGATTTTGAAGATGCATATTCAGCAACACAAGCTTTACAGATGAAAGTTGAG aaaaccAAGAAAGTGATGGCAAATTTGGAGCAGATTCACTGCGATCACAGGAATGCGTTACACAACcttgagagggagaaaaaagtcCGAGGTGACCGCCTGAGAGCTGCACAG GATTTACACGCTGCAACTATAAAGAGATATGACAACGCTCTGGGCAGGATCAGTGACCTTaggaagaagagcaaagaaTACCAAGATGCTTCGGATAAAATGGAAGAAATAGTTGAAAGCATGCCAGAAGTCATAGAGGAACTTCA AAGTGTGTTCGATGCGGTggctttcaaaaacaaatcagctgCTCTCATAATGAGCACCTTGCAGTCTGATATTAATAACTGCCAACGACAAACACAGCGAtccatgcagacacacactgctcatGTTACagcgaggaggaagaaaatggaagaaaccAAG gaggcaTTAGAAATTGCACTGACGGAGAACAAACAGCTGGCAATTGAGTACAAACGTCTTAAGAAGAGCCTGATGGAGGCCAGACAAGAGGCGGTGTCAGCACTGAGCAAGAAAAACCAAGAACATACATCTTTCCATTATTACACACAG CTCTCTTTGTTGCAGAAGAGGATGCACAAAGCTTTGGTGAAATACTTCAAACAACGCAGCCTCTACAGCCAGGCTGAACTGGACCGGTGCCAGGCTCTCTCTCAAGAGACCAAccggaaaataaaaacagcccaG gtTTGGTCCAGACATTACAGGGAGCAGCCATGTCTCAGCAGCCCAGCCTCAAAAAGGCCCCAGCAGATCACAGCTCAAG GGGGAGTTGTCAGAAGAAATTCAGCTCATCGCTGCGTTCCTGCAATCTCTGGCAGATGA